One window of Quercus robur chromosome 12, dhQueRobu3.1, whole genome shotgun sequence genomic DNA carries:
- the LOC126710106 gene encoding glutathione S-transferase-like, with protein sequence MAIRKLYGTLGSPDTIRALASIFEHELDFEFIPIDLNAGEHKTESFLSLSPFGLVPVYQDDGLTLFESRAIMRFISHYYRKPGTELVYEVPKLQGIAATWIDVEDHQFSPPAEKLRQELVDKAKKGLPMDKEVVAEAEAKLVKVLDVYEERLTDSKYLGGDRFTSADLTHLPYLYHLMGTPVKQLFEERPNVSTWCKDILSRPCWSKVVEMVEKDKV encoded by the exons ATGGCTATTAGGAAACTTTATGGAACCCTTGGTTCTCCAGACACAATCCGAGCCTTAGCTTCCATCTTTGAACATGAGCTTGATTTTGAATTCATACCAATTGACCTCAACGCTGGAGAGCACAAAACTGAATCTTTCCTCTCTTTAAGT CCCTTTGGTCTGGTTCCAGTCTATCAGGACGACGGTTTGACTCTATTTG AATCAAGGGCCATAATGAGGTTTATATCGCATTATTACCGAAAACCTGGAACTGAGCTAGTCTACGAGGTGCCAAAGCTACAAGGAATAGCGGCAACTTGGATCGACGTTGAGGATCACCAATTTAGTCCCCCAGCTGAAAAACTTAGGCAAGAGCTCGTGGACAAGGCCAAAAAGGGGTTGCCAATGGACAAAGAGGTGGTGGCAGAAGCAGAGGCTAAGCTGGTTAAGGTGTTGGATGTGTATGAAGAGAGACTTACAGATTCTAAGTACTTGGGAGGTGATAGGTTTACCTCTGCTGATCTTACTCACCTTCCTTACTTGTACCACCTAATGGGCACACCTGTGAAGCAGCTCTTTGAAGAGCGACCCAATGTTAGTACATGGTGCAAGGACATTTTGTCTCGCCCATGTTGGAGTAAGGTGGTGGAGATGGTTGAGAAGGATAAGGTGTAA